From a region of the bacterium genome:
- a CDS encoding BatD family protein encodes MVMVETGFGRLRGMAPCIPGFLCALWLLAMAGSAQAAVTCRAEVSRSTVARGEDVVLVVTAQGDTGWSPAFQLPELAGIRVYGGGTNQSMTVINGQTQVMVSRTYYLRAENEGKFTIGPVRVTTAAGTCETKPIEITVVAGTAPPADTGNRVPREPQGRTAAPGAGGDDVFVTMSVDKSDVWVGQQVVLSFQFWRRVQPWSNPSYTAPRTEGFWREDLGPERSFRDVHKGQVYSVTEVRYALFPTRSGKLQIEPAELSFPEDLFGRFFNSRQQSSGPRVLRTRPVVVNVRDLPAPKPAGYSGIVATRCEITGVVDRTTVPRGEAIGLKLSLETDGFLKGFAGLKVSEPEGTRLHDAAENYATVPQDQRLLGKLAAEKVLVTTREGQVRVPQVEVVWFDVARGDYRTARTAWHDVTVTPSDRPVAGGEDSGFLRNEIARVGDDLAFIHAGPIDVGGALPTFGGGAWWALALAPGFLLGGWRWWLGRQEADLRNPAGRRRRAALATARGLLKTAAATADNAEGLALVSRAVTGYVADCLDIPATAVGTAELAELADRRRLPAAGSSLVALLDRCDQARFGGRSGAAATDLAAEALESLAALERADQRSARPGRGTAGVLAVLVTAGLATAAAPVAAADAEQLVAQGNQAYTDGRFTEARDLYLQARALGLDAAVLHYNLGNAQARAGEVGSAMASYLRAQRLSPRDRDIRSNLAWMRRNLKDLELANQSLPLFIAQAAAVVGALSLDEWGILLVVTLWLTAIVLGWGWARGASRLQRRSLVVVVSATVLVAAVAAGRWQQERVRDQAVVVAGAVAVRSGPAATFPTLFEVHAGLALNVEEHRDGWERVSLGGDWQGWLPADAVEHVRLPAAGNRAAQAPGL; translated from the coding sequence ATGGTGATGGTCGAAACGGGCTTCGGGCGGCTGCGCGGGATGGCGCCGTGCATTCCCGGCTTCCTGTGTGCGCTCTGGCTGCTGGCCATGGCCGGCTCCGCCCAGGCCGCGGTGACCTGCCGGGCCGAGGTGAGCCGCAGCACCGTTGCGCGCGGCGAGGACGTGGTTCTGGTCGTCACCGCGCAGGGCGACACCGGTTGGTCGCCGGCATTCCAGTTGCCCGAGTTGGCGGGGATCCGGGTCTACGGTGGCGGCACGAACCAGAGCATGACCGTCATCAACGGGCAGACGCAGGTGATGGTCTCGCGCACCTATTACCTGCGGGCCGAGAACGAGGGGAAGTTCACGATCGGACCCGTCAGGGTCACCACCGCTGCCGGCACCTGCGAAACCAAGCCCATCGAGATCACCGTCGTGGCCGGCACCGCGCCGCCCGCAGACACCGGCAATCGCGTGCCACGGGAGCCCCAGGGACGCACAGCAGCGCCGGGTGCGGGCGGGGACGATGTCTTCGTCACCATGTCCGTCGACAAGTCGGATGTCTGGGTGGGGCAGCAGGTGGTCCTGTCGTTCCAGTTCTGGCGGCGCGTCCAGCCCTGGAGCAATCCATCCTACACGGCGCCGCGCACCGAAGGGTTCTGGCGCGAGGACCTGGGCCCGGAACGCAGCTTCCGTGACGTCCACAAGGGTCAGGTCTACAGCGTCACTGAAGTCCGCTATGCCCTGTTCCCGACGCGATCGGGAAAGCTCCAGATCGAGCCCGCCGAGTTGTCGTTCCCCGAGGACCTGTTCGGGCGCTTCTTCAACTCACGGCAGCAGTCGTCCGGTCCGCGTGTCCTGCGCACGCGTCCGGTCGTCGTCAACGTGCGTGACCTGCCGGCGCCCAAGCCCGCCGGCTACAGCGGCATCGTGGCGACGCGGTGCGAGATCACCGGCGTCGTCGACCGGACGACGGTTCCGCGCGGCGAAGCCATCGGCCTGAAGCTGTCGCTGGAAACCGACGGCTTCCTGAAGGGATTTGCCGGTCTGAAGGTGTCGGAGCCCGAAGGGACGCGCCTGCACGACGCGGCCGAGAACTACGCCACCGTGCCGCAGGATCAGCGCCTGTTGGGCAAGTTGGCGGCCGAAAAGGTACTGGTCACCACGCGCGAAGGGCAGGTGCGCGTGCCGCAGGTCGAGGTTGTCTGGTTCGACGTGGCTCGCGGGGACTACCGCACCGCGCGCACGGCCTGGCACGATGTGACGGTCACACCCAGCGATCGTCCCGTCGCCGGCGGCGAGGACTCGGGCTTCCTCCGCAACGAGATCGCCCGTGTCGGTGACGATCTTGCGTTCATCCATGCCGGCCCGATCGATGTCGGCGGCGCCCTGCCGACCTTTGGTGGCGGCGCCTGGTGGGCGCTGGCGCTGGCCCCGGGCTTCCTGCTGGGAGGCTGGCGCTGGTGGTTGGGGCGCCAGGAGGCCGATCTCCGTAATCCGGCCGGGCGCCGCCGCCGCGCGGCCCTCGCGACGGCGCGTGGCTTGCTGAAGACGGCCGCCGCCACCGCCGACAACGCGGAGGGCCTGGCCTTGGTCTCGCGCGCGGTGACCGGTTACGTGGCCGACTGCCTCGACATCCCGGCAACCGCCGTCGGGACTGCGGAACTGGCCGAACTGGCTGATCGCCGCCGGTTGCCGGCAGCCGGCTCGTCCCTGGTGGCGCTCCTGGACCGCTGCGACCAGGCCCGTTTCGGCGGCCGGAGCGGCGCCGCCGCGACGGATCTCGCCGCGGAAGCCCTCGAATCCCTCGCGGCGCTCGAGCGCGCCGACCAGCGGTCGGCCCGTCCCGGTCGCGGAACCGCCGGCGTCCTGGCCGTGCTGGTGACGGCGGGATTGGCGACCGCCGCGGCGCCTGTGGCCGCTGCCGATGCGGAGCAGTTGGTGGCCCAGGGCAACCAGGCCTACACCGACGGACGTTTCACCGAGGCACGCGACCTCTACCTGCAGGCGCGGGCCCTCGGCCTGGACGCGGCCGTCCTGCACTACAACCTGGGCAACGCCCAGGCCCGCGCCGGCGAGGTCGGCTCGGCGATGGCCAGCTATCTCCGTGCCCAGAGATTGTCACCGCGCGATCGCGACATCCGCAGCAACCTGGCCTGGATGCGCCGGAACCTCAAGGACCTCGAACTGGCGAACCAGTCCCTGCCGCTGTTCATCGCGCAGGCGGCGGCCGTCGTCGGTGCCCTGTCACTGGACGAATGGGGGATCCTGCTCGTGGTCACCCTGTGGCTGACCGCGATCGTCCTGGGCTGGGGTTGGGCGCGCGGGGCATCGCGCCTGCAGCGGCGGAGCCTTGTCGTCGTGGTCTCGGCGACTGTACTCGTCGCGGCCGTGGCCGCCGGGCGCTGGCAGCAGGAGCGCGTTCGCGACCAGGCTGTGGTCGTCGCGGGCGCGGTCGCCGTGCGCTCGGGCCCGGCGGCGACGTTCCCGACGCTCTTCGAGGTCCATGCCGGCCTGGCACTCAACGTGGAAGAGCATCGCGACGGCTGGGAGCGGGTGAGCCTGGGCGGCGACTGGCAGGGCTGGTTGCCGGCCGATGCCGTGGAGCACGTGCGCCTGCCCGCGGCAGGGAATCGTGCGGCTCAGGCCCCGGGCCTGTAG
- the queD gene encoding 6-carboxytetrahydropterin synthase QueD — protein sequence METRRPRTRITKSFTFDAAHWLPEVPEDHKCRRLHGHTYELVVGLEGELDARLGWVVDYGEVSRAVDPVVRELDHHCLNEIPGLENPTAEVLAVWLFGRLRAQLPQLVDVTVRETPRTSAVYRPGA from the coding sequence ATGGAAACCCGCCGCCCCCGCACGCGCATCACGAAGTCCTTCACCTTCGATGCCGCCCACTGGCTGCCGGAAGTGCCGGAAGACCACAAGTGCCGTCGCCTGCATGGCCATACATACGAACTTGTCGTGGGATTGGAAGGCGAACTGGACGCGCGCCTCGGCTGGGTCGTGGACTACGGCGAGGTCAGCCGGGCCGTGGATCCCGTGGTCCGGGAACTGGACCACCACTGCCTGAACGAGATCCCGGGGCTCGAGAACCCGACCGCCGAGGTCCTTGCCGTGTGGCTGTTCGGGCGCCTGCGTGCGCAGTTGCCGCAACTGGTCGACGTGACCGTGCGCGAAACCCCGCGCACCTCGGCTGTCTACAGGCCCGGGGCCTGA